In the Flavobacterium sp. J372 genome, one interval contains:
- the rpsK gene encoding 30S ribosomal protein S11, with protein MAKASTKKRKVIVESTGEAHINATFNNIIISLTNKKGEVISWSSAGKMGFRGSKKNTPYAAQMAAEDCSKVALEAGLKKVKVYVKGPGNGRESAIRSIHNGGIEVTEIIDVTPMPHNGCRPPKRRRV; from the coding sequence ATGGCTAAAGCGAGTACAAAAAAACGTAAAGTTATTGTAGAGTCTACAGGCGAAGCTCATATTAACGCAACTTTCAATAATATCATCATTTCTTTGACAAACAAGAAAGGTGAAGTTATCTCTTGGTCTTCAGCCGGAAAAATGGGCTTCAGGGGTTCTAAAAAGAACACTCCTTATGCAGCTCAGATGGCAGCAGAAGACTGTAGTAAAGTTGCTTTGGAGGCAGGCCTTAAGAAAGTAAAAGTTTACGTTAAAGGCCCTGGAAACGGACGTGAGTCTGCTATCAGGTCTATCCATAATGGTGGTATAGAAGTTACTGAAATCATTGATGTAACTCCAATGCCGCACAACGGATGCCGCCCTCCTAAGAGAAGAAGAGTTTAA
- the rpsM gene encoding 30S ribosomal protein S13, which yields MARIAGVDIPKNKRGVIALTYIFGIGKSRAQEILAKAQVSEDKKVQEWNDEEIGNIREAVSYFKIEGELRSEISLNIKRLMDIGCYRGIRHRSGLPLRGQRTKNNSRTRKGKRKTVANKKKATK from the coding sequence ATGGCGAGAATTGCAGGGGTAGATATACCTAAAAACAAAAGAGGAGTTATTGCTTTAACCTACATCTTTGGTATAGGAAAAAGCAGGGCGCAGGAAATTCTTGCAAAAGCCCAGGTAAGCGAAGATAAAAAAGTTCAGGAGTGGAACGATGAAGAGATAGGTAACATCCGTGAGGCTGTATCTTACTTCAAAATTGAAGGTGAGCTTCGTTCAGAAATTTCTTTGAACATCAAGCGCCTTATGGATATCGGCTGCTACAGGGGTATCCGTCACAGATCTGGTCTTCCATTAAGGGGCCAGCGCACCAAAAACAACTCAAGGACAAGAAAAGGTAAGAGAAAAACTGTTGCTAACAAGAAAAAAGCAACTAAATAA
- the rplW gene encoding 50S ribosomal protein L23: MSIIIKPIITEKITKDGEVFNRFGFVVDKKANKIQIKNAVEAAYGVSVVDVNTMNYRADRSVKYTKSGLISGKTNAYKKAIVQVQEGETIDFYNNI; this comes from the coding sequence ATGAGTATCATAATTAAACCTATCATTACTGAAAAAATAACTAAAGACGGTGAAGTTTTCAACCGCTTTGGTTTTGTTGTTGACAAAAAAGCAAACAAAATCCAGATTAAGAATGCTGTTGAGGCAGCTTACGGGGTGAGTGTTGTTGATGTTAACACAATGAATTACAGGGCTGATAGATCGGTTAAATACACTAAGAGTGGTTTAATCTCAGGAAAGACAAATGCTTACAAAAAAGCTATTGTACAAGTACAGGAAGGTGAAACAATAGATTTTTATAATAATATCTAA
- the rpsE gene encoding 30S ribosomal protein S5 has protein sequence MYHNYKNVELVKPSGLELKDRLVAVNRVTKVTKGGRAFGFSAIVVVGDENGVVGHGLGKSKDVSEAIAKAVEDAKKNLVRIPLSGQSVPHEQKGKFGGARVLLMPASHGTGVIAGGAVRSVLESVGIHDVLSKSQGSSNPHNVVKATFDALLQMRSAVTVAKQRGISLEKVFKG, from the coding sequence ATGTATCATAATTATAAAAACGTAGAACTAGTAAAACCTAGCGGGCTTGAACTTAAAGACCGCCTGGTTGCAGTAAACCGTGTTACTAAAGTTACTAAAGGTGGTAGGGCTTTCGGCTTTTCTGCTATAGTAGTTGTAGGTGATGAGAACGGTGTTGTAGGCCACGGCCTTGGCAAATCTAAAGACGTATCTGAAGCTATTGCTAAAGCAGTTGAAGATGCCAAGAAAAACCTTGTAAGAATACCACTTTCAGGCCAGTCTGTACCACATGAGCAAAAAGGTAAATTTGGCGGTGCACGCGTACTGCTTATGCCTGCATCTCACGGTACAGGAGTAATTGCCGGTGGTGCTGTACGTTCAGTACTTGAGTCGGTAGGTATTCACGATGTATTATCAAAGTCTCAGGGATCATCAAACCCTCACAATGTTGTGAAAGCTACTTTTGATGCACTTCTTCAAATGAGGAGCGCAGTGACTGTTGCTAAACAAAGGGGAATATCTCTTGAGAAAGTATTTAAAGGTTAA
- the infA gene encoding translation initiation factor IF-1, producing the protein MAKQSAIEQDGSIIEALSNAMFRVELENGHIVIAHISGKMRMHYIKLLPGDKVKLEMSPYDLSKARITYRY; encoded by the coding sequence ATGGCAAAACAATCAGCAATAGAACAAGACGGATCAATAATTGAGGCACTATCAAATGCCATGTTCCGTGTAGAGTTAGAAAACGGACATATTGTAATTGCTCATATTTCAGGCAAAATGCGTATGCACTACATCAAGTTGCTTCCGGGTGACAAGGTGAAGCTTGAAATGAGCCCTTATGATTTATCCAAAGCAAGAATTACTTATAGATACTAA
- the ykgO gene encoding type B 50S ribosomal protein L36, translating into MKVRASVKKRSAECIIVRRKGRLYVINKKNPRFKQRQG; encoded by the coding sequence ATGAAAGTAAGAGCATCAGTTAAAAAGAGAAGTGCCGAGTGCATCATAGTGCGCAGGAAAGGCAGATTATACGTTATTAACAAAAAGAATCCTAGATTTAAACAAAGACAAGGATAA
- the rpsN gene encoding 30S ribosomal protein S14, with the protein MAKESMKAREVKRAALVAKYAEKRKALLEAGDYEGLQKLPKNASPVRQHNRCKLTGRPRGYMRQFGISRVTFREMANNGLIPGVKKASW; encoded by the coding sequence ATGGCTAAAGAATCAATGAAAGCCCGTGAGGTAAAAAGGGCTGCCTTGGTAGCAAAATATGCTGAAAAAAGGAAAGCTCTTCTTGAAGCCGGAGATTACGAAGGACTTCAGAAACTTCCTAAAAACGCTTCACCTGTACGCCAGCACAACCGTTGCAAACTTACAGGAAGGCCAAGGGGCTACATGCGCCAGTTCGGTATTTCACGTGTAACTTTCCGTGAAATGGCAAACAATGGCCTTATACCAGGTGTGAAAAAAGCCAGCTGGTAA
- the rpsH gene encoding 30S ribosomal protein S8, which produces MYTDPIADFLTRIRNAVRANHKVVEVPASNLKKEITKILFDQGYILSYKFEDNAVQGTIKIALKYEKETKESVIKDIQRISKPGLRKYAGADNLPRILNGLGIAIVSTSKGLMTGKQAKQQNVGGEVICYVY; this is translated from the coding sequence ATGTATACAGATCCAATCGCAGATTTTTTGACAAGGATAAGGAATGCAGTACGTGCTAACCACAAAGTGGTAGAGGTTCCTGCTTCTAACCTTAAAAAAGAAATCACAAAGATTTTATTCGATCAGGGCTATATCCTTAGCTACAAATTTGAAGATAATGCTGTACAAGGCACTATCAAAATCGCTCTTAAGTATGAAAAAGAAACTAAAGAGTCTGTAATTAAAGATATCCAGAGAATTAGTAAACCAGGTTTGCGTAAATATGCAGGTGCTGATAACCTTCCAAGGATCCTTAACGGCCTTGGTATTGCCATAGTTTCTACATCAAAAGGCTTGATGACAGGAAAGCAGGCAAAGCAACAGAATGTTGGTGGTGAAGTAATCTGTTACGTATACTAA
- the secY gene encoding preprotein translocase subunit SecY, with protein MKKFIDAFINVWKIEELKNRILVTLGLLLVYRFGAHVTLPGIDATKLNSLTTQTDSGIGWLIDVFTGGAFSQASVFALGIMPYISASIVVQLMGIAIPYLQKLQKEGESGRKKINQITRWLTIAITLVQGPGYIYNLYRTLPADAFMLGFDNFSFLFSAVVILTTGTIFAMWLGEKITDKGIGNGISLLILIGIIARMPQAFIQEFTSVVTENNGGPLKLLLEVALWIIVIIGCILLTMAVRKIPVQYARRTTSGDFEQDAMGGNRQWIPLKLNASGVMPIIFAQAIMFIPAALAGLSKSEAAQTVTTQFQNVFGLAYNVVFALLIIIFTYFYTAITVPTNKMADDLKRSGGFIPGVRPGVETGDYLDRIMSLITFPGSLFLALIAVFPAIVVSLLGVQSQWALFYGGTSLLIMVGVAIDTIQQINSYLLNRHYDGLMKSGKNRKAVA; from the coding sequence ATGAAGAAATTTATAGACGCGTTTATCAATGTTTGGAAAATAGAGGAGCTTAAAAACAGGATCCTCGTAACTCTTGGGTTGTTGCTTGTGTACCGCTTTGGTGCACATGTAACGCTGCCCGGCATTGATGCTACAAAACTAAACAGCCTTACAACCCAGACAGATTCAGGTATCGGATGGCTTATCGATGTATTTACAGGTGGTGCGTTCTCGCAGGCATCTGTATTTGCATTAGGTATTATGCCTTACATTTCTGCATCTATCGTTGTACAGCTTATGGGTATCGCGATACCTTACCTTCAAAAACTTCAGAAAGAAGGCGAAAGCGGAAGAAAGAAAATCAACCAGATTACGCGCTGGCTTACAATAGCCATTACTCTTGTTCAGGGTCCGGGTTATATCTATAACTTATACAGGACACTGCCGGCAGATGCGTTTATGCTAGGTTTTGATAACTTCTCATTCCTTTTCTCTGCAGTAGTTATCCTTACAACAGGTACCATATTTGCTATGTGGCTTGGTGAAAAGATTACAGATAAAGGTATTGGTAACGGTATATCACTACTTATCCTTATCGGTATCATCGCAAGGATGCCTCAGGCATTTATTCAGGAATTTACATCTGTAGTTACTGAAAATAACGGTGGCCCGCTAAAGCTTCTTCTTGAAGTGGCGCTTTGGATAATTGTAATCATAGGTTGTATACTGTTAACAATGGCTGTAAGGAAAATCCCTGTACAATATGCAAGGCGTACTACATCAGGTGATTTTGAACAGGATGCGATGGGAGGCAACAGGCAATGGATACCGCTTAAGCTTAATGCTTCGGGTGTAATGCCAATTATCTTTGCCCAGGCTATCATGTTCATACCTGCTGCACTTGCAGGCCTTTCAAAGTCTGAAGCTGCCCAGACCGTTACTACGCAGTTCCAGAATGTGTTCGGTTTGGCCTATAATGTAGTTTTTGCTCTATTAATTATAATTTTTACGTACTTTTACACCGCGATTACAGTGCCTACCAATAAAATGGCAGATGATCTTAAAAGAAGTGGTGGTTTTATACCAGGTGTAAGGCCTGGTGTTGAAACCGGGGACTATCTTGACAGGATTATGTCATTAATCACTTTCCCTGGCTCTTTATTCTTAGCGCTTATAGCCGTGTTCCCGGCCATAGTGGTAAGTTTGCTTGGAGTTCAGTCACAGTGGGCTTTGTTCTATGGCGGAACATCGCTGCTCATTATGGTAGGAGTTGCAATCGATACTATTCAGCAAATAAATTCTTACTTGTTGAACAGGCATTATGACGGATTGATGAAAAGTGGTAAAAATAGAAAAGCGGTAGCTTAA
- the rplE gene encoding 50S ribosomal protein L5 codes for MAYIPRLKQEYKDRVVPALKEEFGYKNVMQVPKLEKIVLSRGVGAAVSDKKLIDYAVEELTKITGQKAVSTISKKDVASFKLRKGMPIGAKVTLRGERMYEFLDRLITASLPRVRDFNGIKATGFDGRGNYNLGVTEQIIFPEIDIDKVNKISGLDITFVTSAQTDKEAKSLLTELGLPFKKN; via the coding sequence ATGGCTTATATACCAAGACTAAAACAAGAATATAAGGACAGGGTAGTCCCTGCACTTAAAGAAGAGTTCGGTTACAAAAACGTAATGCAGGTTCCTAAACTTGAAAAGATCGTTTTGAGCCGTGGCGTTGGTGCAGCTGTGTCTGATAAGAAGCTTATCGACTATGCAGTTGAAGAACTTACAAAAATTACCGGCCAAAAGGCAGTATCTACAATTTCTAAGAAAGACGTTGCGTCATTCAAACTTAGGAAAGGTATGCCAATCGGTGCTAAAGTAACTTTACGTGGCGAGAGGATGTATGAATTCCTTGACAGGCTTATTACAGCTTCACTCCCGCGTGTAAGGGATTTTAACGGTATTAAGGCAACAGGTTTTGACGGAAGGGGTAACTATAACCTTGGTGTTACTGAGCAAATCATTTTCCCTGAAATTGATATTGATAAAGTGAACAAAATATCAGGATTAGATATTACTTTTGTGACCTCTGCGCAAACAGACAAAGAAGCGAAGTCATTATTAACTGAACTAGGTTTACCTTTTAAAAAGAATTAA
- the rpsD gene encoding 30S ribosomal protein S4 produces the protein MARYTGPQTKIARKFGEAIFGDDKSFEKRNYPPGQHGLAKKRGKKSEYAVQLMEKQKAKYTYGILEKQFRNLYEKAAASKGVTGEILLQLCEARLDNVVFRMGIAPSRRAARQIVSHRHITVNGEVVNIPSYHLKAGDKVAVREKSKSLDTIERSLSNSSQVYEWITWNNDTKEGTFVSVPARIQIPENIKEQLIVELYNK, from the coding sequence ATGGCAAGATATACTGGTCCACAAACTAAAATTGCCCGTAAATTTGGCGAGGCAATCTTCGGAGACGACAAGTCATTCGAAAAAAGGAATTACCCTCCCGGGCAACATGGTTTAGCCAAAAAAAGAGGTAAAAAATCAGAGTACGCTGTACAGCTTATGGAAAAGCAGAAAGCTAAGTACACTTACGGTATCCTTGAAAAGCAATTCAGGAACCTGTATGAAAAAGCAGCAGCATCTAAAGGTGTAACAGGTGAAATCCTACTACAGCTTTGTGAAGCAAGGCTTGACAATGTGGTTTTCAGAATGGGCATCGCACCTTCAAGAAGGGCTGCAAGGCAAATTGTATCACACAGGCATATTACTGTAAACGGTGAAGTGGTAAACATCCCTTCTTACCATTTGAAAGCCGGTGATAAAGTTGCTGTTCGTGAAAAATCAAAATCTCTTGATACTATCGAGCGTTCTTTGTCTAATTCATCTCAGGTATATGAGTGGATTACCTGGAATAACGATACTAAAGAAGGTACTTTTGTTTCAGTACCTGCCAGGATACAAATCCCGGAAAATATCAAAGAACAACTAATCGTCGAGTTGTATAACAAATAA
- the rplR gene encoding 50S ribosomal protein L18 yields the protein MSLNKSERRQRIKFRIRKIVSGTAAMPRLSVFRSNKEIYAQIIDDVNGVTLAAASSRDAGIAKGTNIETAAAVGKAIAEKALKAGIETIAFDRGGYLYHGRVKSLAEGAREAGLKF from the coding sequence ATGTCATTAAATAAATCTGAAAGAAGACAAAGAATTAAGTTCAGGATCAGAAAGATTGTAAGCGGAACTGCTGCTATGCCAAGGCTTTCTGTTTTCAGGAGCAATAAAGAAATCTATGCACAAATCATAGATGACGTGAATGGTGTTACTCTGGCTGCTGCTTCTTCAAGAGATGCAGGTATTGCAAAAGGCACTAATATAGAAACTGCTGCAGCTGTAGGTAAGGCTATCGCTGAAAAGGCTCTTAAAGCCGGTATTGAAACCATCGCTTTTGACAGGGGCGGTTACCTTTACCACGGACGTGTAAAATCATTAGCTGAAGGCGCAAGAGAGGCCGGACTTAAATTCTAA
- the rplF gene encoding 50S ribosomal protein L6 has translation MSRIGKNPIAIPAGVTVDVADGMVTVKGKKGQLTQEFSDVTIKMEDGQILVERSSDHKDLRSKHGLYRALINNMIVGVSEGFTKELELVGVGYRASNQGQKLDIALGFSHNIVLEVVPEVTVETVSEKGKNPIIKLSSFDKQLLGQVAAKIRSFRKPEPYKGKGVKFVGEVLRRKAGKSA, from the coding sequence ATGTCAAGAATAGGTAAAAACCCAATTGCAATACCAGCCGGCGTAACAGTAGATGTTGCTGATGGTATGGTGACTGTAAAAGGTAAAAAAGGCCAGCTTACTCAGGAGTTTTCTGATGTAACCATTAAAATGGAAGATGGCCAGATTTTGGTAGAAAGGTCTTCAGATCATAAAGATCTAAGGTCTAAACATGGTTTATACAGGGCCCTTATCAATAATATGATTGTAGGTGTTTCTGAAGGTTTCACAAAAGAGCTTGAGCTTGTGGGTGTAGGTTACAGGGCGTCAAACCAGGGACAGAAACTGGATATCGCTCTTGGTTTCTCTCACAACATTGTGCTTGAAGTTGTACCTGAAGTTACTGTAGAAACTGTATCTGAAAAAGGTAAGAACCCGATAATAAAACTTTCTTCTTTTGATAAACAGCTTTTAGGGCAGGTAGCGGCAAAAATCCGTTCTTTCCGTAAGCCTGAGCCGTACAAAGGAAAAGGAGTTAAGTTTGTAGGTGAAGTATTAAGGAGAAAAGCAGGTAAGTCAGCTTAA
- the rplO gene encoding 50S ribosomal protein L15, with the protein MNLNNLQPAEGSTHNQNKRVGRGEGSGKGGTAARGHKGAKSRSGYSKKIGFEGGQMPLQRRVPKFGFKNINRKEYAGVNLDTLQALVDNGIVTDNTVDFAVLVANRLATKNEMVKILGRGELKAKLKVTAHKFTATAKAAIEAAGGEAVSL; encoded by the coding sequence ATGAACTTAAATAACTTGCAACCAGCTGAAGGTTCAACACACAATCAGAACAAAAGGGTAGGCCGTGGTGAAGGCTCAGGCAAAGGCGGTACTGCCGCACGCGGCCACAAAGGTGCCAAGTCACGCTCAGGTTACTCTAAGAAAATTGGTTTTGAAGGTGGACAGATGCCGTTACAGCGCCGTGTGCCTAAATTCGGTTTCAAAAACATTAACCGTAAGGAGTATGCAGGTGTAAACCTTGACACGCTTCAGGCTCTTGTAGATAATGGCATCGTTACAGATAATACTGTAGATTTTGCAGTATTGGTGGCAAACAGGCTGGCTACAAAAAATGAAATGGTAAAGATTTTGGGAAGAGGAGAGCTTAAGGCAAAACTAAAAGTAACTGCTCACAAATTTACTGCTACTGCTAAGGCTGCTATTGAAGCTGCAGGCGGCGAAGCTGTAAGTTTATAA
- the rpsQ gene encoding 30S ribosomal protein S17, giving the protein MGVVTSNKMEKSIVVSQTTRVKHPLYGKFVLKTKKYVAHDETNDCNIGDTVRIMETRPLSKSKCWRLVEIIERAK; this is encoded by the coding sequence ATAGGTGTAGTTACCAGTAATAAAATGGAGAAATCAATCGTGGTTTCCCAAACTACAAGAGTAAAGCACCCATTATACGGTAAGTTCGTGTTGAAAACAAAGAAATATGTTGCACACGACGAAACGAACGACTGTAACATTGGTGATACAGTAAGGATCATGGAAACACGTCCTTTAAGTAAGTCTAAATGTTGGAGGTTAGTTGAAATCATTGAAAGAGCGAAGTAA
- the rplN gene encoding 50S ribosomal protein L14, with the protein MVQQESRLKVADNTGAKEVLTIRVLGGTKRRYASVGDKIVVSIKDATPNGNVKKGAVSTAVVVRTKKEVRRADGSYIRFDDNACVLLNAAGEMRGTRVFGPVARELREKQFMKIVSLAPEVL; encoded by the coding sequence ATGGTACAACAGGAATCTAGATTAAAAGTAGCAGACAACACGGGAGCAAAAGAAGTTTTAACTATCCGTGTATTAGGGGGAACGAAACGTCGTTACGCCTCTGTTGGAGATAAAATTGTAGTATCTATTAAAGATGCAACACCAAACGGTAACGTTAAGAAAGGTGCTGTTTCTACTGCAGTTGTTGTACGTACCAAAAAAGAAGTGCGCCGTGCCGACGGTTCATACATCAGGTTTGACGATAACGCTTGCGTATTGTTGAATGCTGCTGGTGAAATGAGAGGTACGCGTGTTTTTGGTCCGGTAGCGAGAGAACTTCGTGAAAAACAATTCATGAAAATTGTATCATTAGCACCAGAAGTGCTTTAA
- the rpmD gene encoding 50S ribosomal protein L30 — protein MSKIIVKQVRSQINCPLTQKRTLEALGLRRLGQVVEHDATSSILGMVNKVKHLVSVEETK, from the coding sequence ATGTCAAAAATAATAGTAAAACAGGTTAGAAGCCAGATCAACTGCCCACTTACGCAAAAGAGGACTCTTGAGGCTTTGGGCCTTCGCAGATTAGGACAGGTTGTTGAACATGATGCAACTTCTTCTATCCTTGGAATGGTAAACAAAGTTAAACACTTGGTTTCTGTAGAAGAAACTAAATAA
- the rpmC gene encoding 50S ribosomal protein L29 produces the protein MKQSEIKDLSAAELQGKLGELRKTYADLKSAHAISPIENPLQIRTVRRSIARVATELSKRELQ, from the coding sequence ATGAAACAATCAGAAATTAAAGATCTGTCTGCAGCTGAGTTACAAGGTAAACTTGGTGAACTAAGGAAGACATATGCCGACTTAAAATCAGCTCACGCTATTTCTCCAATCGAAAACCCGCTACAGATTCGTACTGTGCGCAGGTCTATCGCAAGGGTTGCTACTGAGCTAAGCAAAAGAGAGTTACAATAA
- the rplV gene encoding 50S ribosomal protein L22, with product MGVRKREMADARKEANKQIAFAKLNNCPTSPRKMRLVADLVRGKKVELALNILRFSTKEASRKLEKLLLSAINNWQQKNSEESLEDAGLFIKEIRVDGGMMLKRLRPAPQGRAHRIRKRSNHVTIVLGAINNNTQSN from the coding sequence ATGGGAGTTCGTAAAAGAGAAATGGCCGATGCACGTAAAGAAGCTAACAAGCAGATTGCATTCGCTAAGCTAAATAACTGCCCGACTTCACCAAGGAAAATGCGTTTAGTTGCAGACCTTGTACGTGGAAAGAAAGTAGAATTAGCGCTAAATATATTGAGGTTCAGTACTAAGGAAGCTTCTCGCAAGCTTGAAAAACTGCTTCTTTCTGCCATCAACAACTGGCAGCAGAAGAACAGTGAGGAAAGCCTTGAAGATGCTGGCCTGTTCATAAAAGAAATCAGGGTAGACGGTGGTATGATGCTGAAAAGGCTTAGGCCAGCTCCGCAGGGCCGCGCTCACAGGATAAGGAAACGTTCTAACCACGTAACTATCGTGCTTGGAGCTATTAACAACAATACACAAAGCAATTAA
- the rpsS gene encoding 30S ribosomal protein S19 — translation MARSLKKGPFVHYKLDKKVQENIEKGNKGVVKTWSRASMITPDFVGQTIAVHNGRQFVPVYVTENMVGHKLGEFSPTRSFRGHAGAKNKGKK, via the coding sequence ATGGCACGTTCATTAAAAAAAGGACCTTTCGTACATTATAAGTTAGATAAGAAAGTTCAGGAAAATATCGAAAAAGGTAACAAGGGTGTAGTTAAGACTTGGTCTCGCGCTTCTATGATTACTCCGGATTTTGTTGGGCAGACTATCGCAGTACACAACGGGCGCCAGTTCGTTCCGGTTTACGTAACAGAAAACATGGTAGGTCATAAATTAGGAGAATTTTCACCGACACGCTCTTTCAGGGGCCACGCCGGTGCTAAAAATAAAGGTAAAAAATAA
- a CDS encoding DNA-directed RNA polymerase subunit alpha, whose translation MAIFNFQKPDKVIMIDSTDFTGKFEFRPLEPGYGLTVGNALRRVLLSSLEGYAITSVRIEGVDHEFSTIAGVVEDVTEIILNLKQVRFKRQIEDIDNESVSVSFTGKDQLTAGDFQKFISGFQVLNPELVIFNMDSKVNINLELTIEKGRGYVPAEENKKQNAAIGTIFTDSIFTPVKNVKYAIENFRVEQKTDYEKLVFEIITDGSIHPKEALTEAAKTLIHHFMLFSDERITLEADEIAQTESYDEESLHMRQLLKTKLVDMDLSVRALNCLKAAEVDTLGDLVSFNKNDLMKFRNFGKKSLTELDELVAAKNLHFGMDLAKYKLDKE comes from the coding sequence ATGGCAATATTTAATTTTCAGAAGCCCGATAAAGTTATCATGATCGATTCAACCGATTTCACGGGGAAATTTGAGTTCCGTCCCCTTGAGCCAGGTTATGGATTGACTGTTGGTAACGCACTTAGGAGAGTTTTGCTTTCTTCACTTGAAGGGTATGCAATTACTTCTGTGCGTATTGAAGGAGTTGACCATGAATTCTCTACAATAGCAGGCGTAGTTGAAGATGTTACCGAAATAATCCTGAACCTGAAGCAGGTTCGTTTCAAGCGCCAGATTGAGGACATTGACAACGAATCAGTATCAGTTTCTTTCACAGGAAAAGACCAGCTTACAGCAGGTGATTTCCAGAAATTTATATCAGGATTCCAGGTGCTTAACCCTGAGCTTGTTATCTTTAATATGGATAGCAAGGTGAACATTAACCTTGAACTTACTATTGAAAAAGGCAGGGGTTATGTTCCGGCTGAGGAAAACAAAAAGCAAAACGCTGCTATAGGAACAATTTTTACAGACTCAATCTTTACTCCGGTAAAGAATGTAAAATACGCGATTGAAAACTTCCGTGTTGAGCAGAAAACAGACTATGAAAAGCTTGTTTTTGAAATCATAACAGACGGTTCAATACATCCTAAAGAAGCGCTTACTGAGGCAGCTAAAACATTGATTCATCACTTTATGCTGTTCTCTGATGAGAGAATAACTCTTGAGGCCGACGAAATAGCACAAACAGAATCTTATGATGAAGAATCACTTCACATGAGGCAGCTCCTTAAAACCAAACTGGTTGACATGGACCTATCTGTAAGGGCACTTAACTGCCTGAAAGCGGCTGAAGTTGATACCTTGGGAGACCTTGTATCATTCAATAAGAATGACCTGATGAAGTTCCGTAACTTCGGTAAAAAATCGCTTACTGAGCTTGATGAGCTTGTTGCGGCTAAAAACCTGCACTTCGGGATGGATTTGGCGAAATATAAATTAGATAAAGAATAA
- the rpsC gene encoding 30S ribosomal protein S3 yields the protein MGQKTNPIGNRLGIIRGWDSNWYGGNDYGDKLAEDHKIRKYIHARLSKASVSKVIIERTLKLVTVTITTARPGIIIGKGGQEVDKLKEELKKITDKEVQINIFEIKRPELDAYLVGTSIARQIESRISYRRAIKMAIAAAMRMNAEGVKVMISGRLNGAEMARSEMFKEGRIPLSTFRADIDYSLAEAHTTYGRMGIKVWIMKGEVYGKRDLSPLVGMDKKQSKPSGSQDRQDRGGRPDRGGNQRKRK from the coding sequence ATGGGACAAAAGACAAATCCAATCGGGAATCGCCTTGGTATCATCCGTGGCTGGGACTCTAACTGGTATGGTGGCAATGACTACGGCGATAAACTTGCCGAAGATCACAAAATCAGAAAGTACATCCATGCCCGTTTATCAAAAGCGAGTGTATCTAAAGTAATCATCGAGAGGACTTTAAAGCTTGTAACCGTTACTATCACCACTGCACGTCCTGGTATCATTATCGGGAAAGGCGGCCAGGAGGTAGACAAGCTGAAAGAAGAACTTAAGAAAATTACCGACAAAGAGGTTCAAATCAACATCTTTGAAATCAAAAGGCCTGAACTTGATGCTTACCTTGTAGGTACAAGCATTGCCCGCCAGATTGAAAGCCGTATCTCTTACAGGAGGGCTATTAAAATGGCTATCGCTGCCGCTATGCGTATGAACGCAGAAGGTGTAAAAGTGATGATCTCAGGTCGTCTTAACGGTGCTGAAATGGCACGTTCAGAAATGTTCAAAGAAGGTCGTATTCCTCTATCAACTTTCCGTGCGGACATTGATTACTCACTTGCTGAAGCTCACACTACTTATGGTAGGATGGGTATAAAAGTGTGGATCATGAAAGGTGAAGTTTACGGTAAAAGAGATCTTTCTCCGTTAGTAGGTATGGACAAAAAGCAGTCTAAACCTTCAGGATCTCAAGACAGGCAAGACCGTGGAGGCAGGCCTGACCGTGGTGGTAACCAACGCAAAAGAAAGTAA